The DNA region GTCGGGATCGGAGCCGGTCGACGCAGCGACGTGTTCGCGGAGGGAGCGAACCTCGCGAAGGTAGGCGCGGACGGTTTCCTTCGACGCGTTCCGCTCCGCCTCGAGAGCCTTGCGAAACCTCTGGACCGCCCCCTCACCCACCGTGGCGCTTCCCCCGCACCGGAAAAGAGTTTTTTAACACTTCCGCCGTTCCCGATCAAGGTCCGGAAAGGGGATTCGGGAGGGATCACTCCGCCCGGATTTCCGGGGGTCGCGGCCGGGATACCCGGTTCCTGCCGGTCTCCTTCGCGTGGTACAGGGCCGCGTCCGCGATGCGCACCAGCTCCGAGAAGCTCTCACCGTCCTGCGGGTAGGTGGCGACGCCCCCGCTGACCGTGATCCGGACGGGCTCGGGCACTCCCGGAAGGGCGAACGGAGTCGACTCGAGCGCGGCGCGAAGCCGGTCGGCGTGGAGGAACACCTGCTCGGCGTCGAGGGACGAGACCATCAGCGCGAACTCCTCGCCGCCGTACCGGACCACCGCGTCGGAGCTTCGCGTGGCGTCCCGGAGGAACGAGGCGAGCTGCCGGAGGACCGCGTCCCCCGCGGGGTGGCCGTACCGGTCGTTGATCGACTTGAAGTGGTCGATGTCGAACAGGATGAACGACAGCGGAAGGGCGTAGCTGCGCGCCCGCCGCATCTCGACCACGCACCGCTCGGCGAGGTAGGCGCGGTTGTGGAGGCCGGTCAGCGGGTCGGTCATCGCCCGCTGCTCGAGCGTCTCGATCGCCAGCGCGCTCTGGAACGCGTTCGCGATCAGGTCGGCGAGCATGGACGCGTACCGCCGTTCCTGCTCCAGGTCGACCGTCACGCCCGCCACGACCATGACGGCCACCACGGTGTCCTCGACGACGACGGGGAGGACCGCGTCCGGGACCATTCCGGCGCGCTCCAGCCCCGACAGGTCCGAAAGGCCTCGCAGGGCGGCGTGCTCCTGCCGAAGGACGAGCACCTTGTTCGCCATCGCCAGGGCGAGGATCCCCTCCCCGGGGGAGACGCGAAGCGACTGCTTCCACGCGGGGGGAACCCCGACGCCTTCCGTGAGGACGAGGTTGCCGTCCTTCGCGACCCGGAGGAAGGCGATCTGCGCGGGCTTGAAGAACTCCTTCACCAGGCGGACCGCGAGCCGCGGGAGGGCCGTGTGGGGCTGCCGTTCCCCGAGGCGGCGCACGATCGAAGGGATCAGCACCGCGATCTCCGTTTCGCGCGCCTTTCCCTCCTGGTGGTGCTGGAGCCCGCGTTGGACCTCGCGATTCTCCGCCCGCCGCGCCCGCAGCTCCGCTTCCTTCTTCCGGAGCTCGACGGCCTGGATCGCCCAGCCGACCACGGCCCCCGCCGCGAAGAACACGGCGCAGGCGATCACCGCCGCCATCGCGACCAGCAACCGTTATCCTCCTTCCGCGCGAAACGCCGGGCAGGACCCCGCGAACCTCCGGGCCGCCTCCAGCGCGATTTCCGCCTTGCGCTCCTTCCGGTCCCTCTTCCTCCGCGCCGGCACCTCCGGGAGGAGACCGAAATTCGCGTTCATCGGCTGGGGCTCCCCGCTCCCCGGCGTCGTGATGTGCGCCATCAGGGCGCCGATCATCGTCTCCGGCGGAAAGGGGACCGGTTCCTCTCCGCGCGCGCGCCGCCCGGCGGAAATCGCCGCGACCAGGCCGGAGGCGATCGACTCCACGTACCCCTCGACGCCCGTGATCTGTCCCGCGAAGAACAGCCCGCGACGATGCCGCGATTCCATCCAGGGATGGAGGTGGCGACGGGCGTCGAGAAAACCGTTGCGGTGGACCGAACCGTGCCGCAGGAAGGTCGCGCCGGACAACCCCGGGATCATCGAGAAGACCCGCTCCTGCTCGGGGTACGCGAGCCGCGTCTGGAACCCGACGAGATTATACATCGTGCCCGCCGCGTTCTCCTTGCGAAGCTGGACGACCGCGTGCGGGATCCTCCCCGTCCGGGGGTCGGGGAGGCCGACCGGCCGCAACGGACCGTAGAGGAGGGTTTCCGGTCCGCGACGCGCCATCTCCTCCACCGGCATGCACCCTTCGAAGAATTTCGGGTCCTCGAACTCCCGCAGGGGGACCGTCCGCGCCGAGAGGAGGGCCCGGAGGAACGCGTCGTACTGTCCGCGGTCCATCGGGAGATTCAGATAATCGCCCGTCCCCGCGCCGTATCGGTCCGCCACGTAGGACGCGCTTCGATCGATCGACTCCGCGTCCACGATCGGCGAGATCGCGTCGTAAAAATGGAATCCCCCGTCTCCCAGGTGGGCGCGGATCGCCTCCGCGATGGATCCGGACGCGAGGGGGCCGCACGCCAGGACGACCAGGGGGTCCCCCGGGATCTCCGTCGCCTCCCGCTCCCGGACGACGATCGCGCGCCGCGAGCGGACCGCGGCGGTGACGTTCCGCGCGAACAGCTCGCGGTCCACCGCGAGCGCCTTGCCGGCGGGGACCCTCGCCGGATCCGCCAGCGTCATCAGGCGCGAGCCGAGGATGCGGAGCTCCTCCTTGAGGAGCCCCTTGCCCGACGACCGCTCCTCGGACCCCAGGGAGTTGCTGCAGACCAGCTCCCCGAACCACCCGGTCCGGTGCGCTTCCGTGCCGCGCGACGGGCGCATCTCGATGAGCGTGACCGGGATCCCGGCGTCCGCGAGGAGAAGCGCCGCCTCCGATCCGGCGAGGCCGGCCCCCACGACCGTCACGGCGGCGTCAGGCACCGCGGCCCCCCTCCCGCAGCGAGGGGAGGAAGACGGAAAAGGTGCTTCCGCCGCCCGGCGTGGATCGCACCTCGATGAACCCCTTGTGGAAGTGCACGATCCGCTGCGAGATGGAAAGTCCGAGCCCCGTGCCGCCCTCCTTGGTCGTGAAGAAGGGGTTGAAGATCCTGTCCAGGTTCCTCGGTTCGATCCCCTCGCCGGAATCGGAGACCGTCGCGGCGACGTACCGGACTCCGTGGCGGATCTGCTCGAACACGTCCACCCGGATGCGGCCCCCCGCCGGCGTCGCCTGGACGGCGTTCCGCACCAGGTTCCACGCCACCTGCGTGAGCTGCTCCGCGTCCCCTTCCACCGGGAGCTCGCCCGCGCCCAGGAATTCGACCGTCACGCCCTTCCCGCGCCCCTCCCCCGCGCGGACCGCCTCCACCACGTCCTTCATCAGCGTCCCCAGGTCGACCGGGCCGGTGTTTCGGAGCGAGTGACCCGTGTAGGCGAGGAAATCGGAGATCAGCCCGTTCAGCCGCTTCGTCTCCCGCTCGATGATCTCCAGGAGCGTGGCCGCTTCCCCGGGCACCTCGGGAGAATCCCGGAGGAGCTGGGAAGAGCCCGCGATGGAGGCGAGCGGGTTGCGGATCTCGTGGGCGAGCCCCGCGGCGAGCTCCCCGACGCCCGCCAGCCGGTCCGCGATCCGCACGCGCTCCTCCATCTGCTTGATGGGGGTCAGGTCCTGGAAGATGACCACGCGGCCGATCGTGCGGCCTTCGGCGTCCTTCATCGGGGAGGAGGAGAAACCTAGGTAGATCTCCGAGCCGTCGGATCGCCGGAACCGCGTCTCGGGACGGGGCGCCGGGGAATCCTCCTTCCCCTCGCCCCCGTCGATCCCGGAGAAGATCCGGTTCAACGGGGTTCCGGTGGCCTCCTCCCGGGTCACGCCCAGGATCGAACAGGCCGCGTCGTTCAGCAGGCTCACCATCCCCCCGGTATCGGTCGTCAGGATCCCGGAGGGGATGTTGTCGATCACGTTCTTGTGGAACGTCTCGAGCTTCAGGATGACCTCGTCCCGGTCCTGGACGCGCTGCTTTCCCCTCCGGATGTCCTCGCCGAGAAGTCCGGAGAGAACGCCGGTGAGGAGGAACCCGGTCGAGTGGGTCACCCCGGAACGGACGACCTGCGACAGGACGATCGACGCTTCCTCCGTCCCCGGGGGAACGACGATCCCGCGGAACTGGAGGTACACGAGGAGGGAGAACGCGGACGACGAGAGGACCGCCCACGCCACGGCCCCCCGCATGTACCGTTCGAGGCTGCCGAGGAGGATGACCACCACGTACATGAAGGAGAAGATGCTGTCGTACCCGCCGGTCGCGAAGACGAGAATCGAGATGAACGCGACGTCCGCCAGCGCCTGGGCGTAGATGAACGGTTCGGGGAGATCGGTGCCTCCCCAGACGGCGTATCGGATGAGGAGCCAGCCGTAGGACAGCAGCACGGCGAGATACAGGAACTGGAACCCCCCCGTGAAGAGGAGGTCCGGGGAGCGGAACTGCACCGACACCACGGACGAAAGGAGCGCGAAGCTGATCCCGGATCGGACCAGGAGGAAATTCCGCCCTCCCGGCCCCCGACCCACGCGTCCCTCTCCGGGGACACGGGGCAACGGCTGCCGCCTATCCGATGGTCCCGGCCAGCTTGAAGACCGGCAGGTACATCGCGATGACGAGTCCGCCGATGACCACCCCGAGGAAGACCATCAGCATCGGTTCGAGCAGCGAGGTGAGCGCCTCCACCGCGGAGTCGACCTCTTCGTCGTAGAAATCGGCGATCTTGTTCAGCATCGCGTCGAGCGCGCCGGTCGCCTCTCCCACCGCGACCATCTGGGTGACCATCGGCGGGAAGACGTTGCTCTCGGCCAGCGGCTCCGCGATGGTCTTCCCCTCGCTGATGCTGCCCCGCGCCTTGAAGATCGCGTCCTCGATGATCTTGTTCCCCGCGGTCTTCGCGACGATGTCCATGCTCTCCAGGATGGGCACGCCGCTGCTCACCATCGTCCCCAAAGTCCTCGAGAAGCGGGCCACCGCGATCCGCTGCAGCAGGGAGCCGACGACGGGAAGCCGCAGCAGGAGGCGGTCGACGTTCCGGCGGCCGGACTCCTGCCGCACGTACCACTTGAAGGCCGCGCCGATCAGGAACACCACCGCGATGAAGACGAAGAAATATTTCCGGGTGATGTCGCTCAGCCGGAGCACGATCTGGGTGGGCGCCGGGAGCGCCTGGCCGAAATCGGCGAACATCTTCGCGAAGATCGGGAT from Deltaproteobacteria bacterium includes:
- a CDS encoding GGDEF domain-containing protein; this encodes MLVAMAAVIACAVFFAAGAVVGWAIQAVELRKKEAELRARRAENREVQRGLQHHQEGKARETEIAVLIPSIVRRLGERQPHTALPRLAVRLVKEFFKPAQIAFLRVAKDGNLVLTEGVGVPPAWKQSLRVSPGEGILALAMANKVLVLRQEHAALRGLSDLSGLERAGMVPDAVLPVVVEDTVVAVMVVAGVTVDLEQERRYASMLADLIANAFQSALAIETLEQRAMTDPLTGLHNRAYLAERCVVEMRRARSYALPLSFILFDIDHFKSINDRYGHPAGDAVLRQLASFLRDATRSSDAVVRYGGEEFALMVSSLDAEQVFLHADRLRAALESTPFALPGVPEPVRITVSGGVATYPQDGESFSELVRIADAALYHAKETGRNRVSRPRPPEIRAE
- the trmFO gene encoding methylenetetrahydrofolate--tRNA-(uracil(54)-C(5))-methyltransferase (FADH(2)-oxidizing) TrmFO, yielding MPDAAVTVVGAGLAGSEAALLLADAGIPVTLIEMRPSRGTEAHRTGWFGELVCSNSLGSEERSSGKGLLKEELRILGSRLMTLADPARVPAGKALAVDRELFARNVTAAVRSRRAIVVREREATEIPGDPLVVLACGPLASGSIAEAIRAHLGDGGFHFYDAISPIVDAESIDRSASYVADRYGAGTGDYLNLPMDRGQYDAFLRALLSARTVPLREFEDPKFFEGCMPVEEMARRGPETLLYGPLRPVGLPDPRTGRIPHAVVQLRKENAAGTMYNLVGFQTRLAYPEQERVFSMIPGLSGATFLRHGSVHRNGFLDARRHLHPWMESRHRRGLFFAGQITGVEGYVESIASGLVAAISAGRRARGEEPVPFPPETMIGALMAHITTPGSGEPQPMNANFGLLPEVPARRKRDRKERKAEIALEAARRFAGSCPAFRAEGG
- a CDS encoding PAS domain S-box protein, which codes for MGRGPGGRNFLLVRSGISFALLSSVVSVQFRSPDLLFTGGFQFLYLAVLLSYGWLLIRYAVWGGTDLPEPFIYAQALADVAFISILVFATGGYDSIFSFMYVVVILLGSLERYMRGAVAWAVLSSSAFSLLVYLQFRGIVVPPGTEEASIVLSQVVRSGVTHSTGFLLTGVLSGLLGEDIRRGKQRVQDRDEVILKLETFHKNVIDNIPSGILTTDTGGMVSLLNDAACSILGVTREEATGTPLNRIFSGIDGGEGKEDSPAPRPETRFRRSDGSEIYLGFSSSPMKDAEGRTIGRVVIFQDLTPIKQMEERVRIADRLAGVGELAAGLAHEIRNPLASIAGSSQLLRDSPEVPGEAATLLEIIERETKRLNGLISDFLAYTGHSLRNTGPVDLGTLMKDVVEAVRAGEGRGKGVTVEFLGAGELPVEGDAEQLTQVAWNLVRNAVQATPAGGRIRVDVFEQIRHGVRYVAATVSDSGEGIEPRNLDRIFNPFFTTKEGGTGLGLSISQRIVHFHKGFIEVRSTPGGGSTFSVFLPSLREGGRGA
- a CDS encoding type II secretion system F family protein codes for the protein MARFTWEGRNRGGGTVTGEIEAPNEAFVLAQLRRDQIAPIKIRKKGEGLAISLPWKGEKKISQKELAIFTRQFATMIDAGLPLVQCLDILGAQQENPSFKKVIVRVKEDVESGSTFADALGKHPKVFDALFVNLVAAGEVGGILDTILSRLAEHIEKAMKLAKKIKGAMVYPSTIVAVAVVVTVVLLLYVIPIFAKMFADFGQALPAPTQIVLRLSDITRKYFFVFIAVVFLIGAAFKWYVRQESGRRNVDRLLLRLPVVGSLLQRIAVARFSRTLGTMVSSGVPILESMDIVAKTAGNKIIEDAIFKARGSISEGKTIAEPLAESNVFPPMVTQMVAVGEATGALDAMLNKIADFYDEEVDSAVEALTSLLEPMLMVFLGVVIGGLVIAMYLPVFKLAGTIG